Genomic DNA from Gossypium hirsutum isolate 1008001.06 chromosome A01, Gossypium_hirsutum_v2.1, whole genome shotgun sequence:
GTAAGAGCGAGGGAAAGAGGTTAGTTTGGTAAAGAAATCCTAAAATAGACAAAATACCCAAAAACCAACAAACAAATCTGCCTTTTTATAACCTTTATTTTCTACCTTCATAAATGCAaaatctttattaaaaaaaaccgaACCGAACCAAACCCTAAATAAACCCCACCCATAACTGCAGCCTTTACCACCTCTCTATAATTTCTATTTCTCTCTTTCGTTTCTCCATACCCCCCTCTTAAAAAACCAAAGCCAAAGCCAAAGCAAAATCCAACTCGAAACGCTATCTTCTTTTTGCTCTGTAAAAAGATATCTATGGCTGTTGAAGCTAGGCATCTTAATCTTTTCCCCCCTGAGTTTACAGGAAACAGGTTGGTTTCCAATATCCAATTCTCCAATTAAcggattattattttttgaatcgttTGAAAGACTGAAAATCGGTTTTTTTTCTTTGGAACCTTTTACAGGGAGACGATGAATCCAATTCAAGGAAACGGGAATATGTATCAAACCGAGATTGGATATGGGGTTCCGTTATCGGGAACCACGACGGTGGCGGAAGGGTTGCTTCCGTTGTATAAGTATAACTCTACGGCTACGGCGGCGATGAAATCGGAGAGTAGCTTGACGTACAACAACAATGTTCTTCCTTTACCGAGGAAGCGTTCGAGGGATTCGATTAATCCGATCCTTTCGTTTCCTTCACCGGTTCAACAACAAAGCAATAATAACAACGGCAATAATAAGACTTGTTTTCTTGGTCATGATATTTCTTTTCATATGGAGCAACAACAGTTGGATATTGATCGCATCATCTCCCAACATGTgagttttggatttttttttgtgttttgaaaTGGGGTTTTtcgtttttgtttaatttttttgatgTTGATGCGATTTTTTTTTCAGATGGAGAAAATGAGGGTGGAAATGGAGGAAAGAAGGAAGAGACAAGCCAGGAAGATAATGGAAGCAATCGAAGGTGGAGTGATGAAGAAACTAAAAGCCAAAGAAGAAGAGATTGAAAAGATTGGGAAATTAAATTGGGCACTCGAAGAAAGGGTGAAATCACTATGCGTAGAGAACCAAATATGGCGAGATTTGGCTCAAACCAACGAGGCAACTGCCAACGCGTTACGGACCAACTTAGAACAAGTACTCGCCGCCGCTGCCAACACCCGTGAGGAGGCGGAAGCGGCGGCGGCAGACGAGGTGGACGATGCACAATCTTGTTGCGGGAGCAACTGGGAAGCAACTGCGGAGAAAACCGTCGCCGGCGGTGGAGGACGGGAGTGTAGGAATTGCGGGAAGGAAGAAGCGTGTGTGTTGCTGTTGCCGTGTAGGCATTTGTGCTTGTGTACGATTTGTGGGTCCACACTTCACGTTTGCCCCGTTTGTAAATCCACTAAAAATGCTAGTGTTCATGTTAACTTGTGATAAACCCCCAAACCAAAAGAAAATACccaaaaaaattttcaagaagAAATTGTTGGATTCCAAAATTTTgtaattagtttagattaattcttttttctttccaatCTTTGAATTCTCCAGTTTGGGTTTTAGACTTTTTAGTCCTTAGCATGttctttgttttttaaaaaattattaatttctaTTAATACTTGAGAAGAAAGGAGGAAATTGCAACGAATTTTGCTTTTGTTCCTTCCAACAATGATGAGGTAGGGAAATTTTTTGCATTTGGTGTCTATagttttagtaaatttcattttttaaaaaaaaatttaatcttatcactttttttaaaaaaaattgcaaattgTCTATTTTTCGGAATTTGTAGTggtaaatttgtttaaaaaatattttctttgatAAAATTTCAAACTTAACTATATCGAATTTCTCGATATTTATGTGgtttattgataaataaaaaaattatattatatttaaattatttgattagATAATAAGAACTATTATTGATTCAATTCGAAATtgatatcaattaaaaatttaacgaaatcaatatactttaattattatataagggtgtaaaaatatttgaatttatgttattttaaaattagggttatcagaattttaaacaaaaaataattttatttttggtaatggttttttttgttaatgaaagttttttaagaaaaaatctattaatcataaataatagtaataaatacataattttcaaACTTGGGAGGCGCACGTTAGCAAAAGgagctaaattttaaaaaaaaaggacaaaaggGAAACATGTGAGGGACCCACTCAGTGAAGGGCATCTACCCGACAGATGGATAGAGGAGTGGAAGAAGAAgctgagaaaaaaaaaggggggttaAAAAGGCAGATAGGAGTGTAGGATTGACGCGCAAGAGCGCGTGGAGTCAACCGGAGTGAAAGGGACAGGTGTGAGGCAAAAGCTGACACGTAGGACGCGCGCAAATGTCGCTGTTGTTTGTGCTGCCGCTGTTTGGCAGTACTAGTAGGTCCcacttcttttctctttccctcttcaccaaaacgcaccgtttaaAATGTCCCCCCCCCCCGCCCCTTATTTTTACTAAAATCTCCAAATAAATCCTTATCAATAGAACAacacttattttctttttaaagataagttttaaaatggaaaaaaaagttttaatttaagaaaattt
This window encodes:
- the LOC107932689 gene encoding probable BOI-related E3 ubiquitin-protein ligase 3 translates to MAVEARHLNLFPPEFTGNRETMNPIQGNGNMYQTEIGYGVPLSGTTTVAEGLLPLYKYNSTATAAMKSESSLTYNNNVLPLPRKRSRDSINPILSFPSPVQQQSNNNNGNNKTCFLGHDISFHMEQQQLDIDRIISQHMEKMRVEMEERRKRQARKIMEAIEGGVMKKLKAKEEEIEKIGKLNWALEERVKSLCVENQIWRDLAQTNEATANALRTNLEQVLAAAANTREEAEAAAADEVDDAQSCCGSNWEATAEKTVAGGGGRECRNCGKEEACVLLLPCRHLCLCTICGSTLHVCPVCKSTKNASVHVNL